A region of Aquila chrysaetos chrysaetos chromosome 13, bAquChr1.4, whole genome shotgun sequence DNA encodes the following proteins:
- the OGDH gene encoding 2-oxoglutarate dehydrogenase, mitochondrial isoform X1 — translation MLNLRTCAAKLRPLTASQTVKTISQHRPAAPRTFQQIRCYSAPVAAEPFLSGTSSNYVEEMYYAWLENPKSVHKSWDIFFRNANAGAAPGTAYQSPPPLSTRLSTLSQAQFLVQAQPNVDKLVEDHLAVQSLIRAYQIRGHHVAQLDPLGILDADLDSSLPADIITSTDKLDLAVFKERLRVLTVGGFYGLDESDLDKVFHLPTTTFIGGNESALPLREIIRRLEMAYCQHIGVEFMFINDLEQCQWIRQKFETPGIMQFTNEEKRTLLARLVRSTRFEEFLHRKWSSEKRFGLEGCEVLIPALKTIIDKSSEKGVDYVIMGMPHRGRLNVLANVIRKELEQIFCQFDSKLEAADEGSGDVKYHLGMYHRRINRVTDRNITLSLVANPSHLEAADPVVQGKTKAEQFYCGDTEGKKVMSILLHGDAAFAGQGIVYETFHLSDLPSYTTHGTVHVVVNNQIGFTTDPRMARSSPYPTDVARVVNAPIFHVNADDPEAVVYVCNVAAEWRSTFHKDVVVDLVCYRRNGHNEMDEPMFTQPLMYKQIRKQKPVLQKYAELLISQGVVNQLEYEEEIAKYDKICEEAHARSKDEKILHIKHWLDSPWPGFFTLDGQPRSMTCPSTGLNEEDLMHIGQVASSVPVEDFTIHGGLSRILKTRGEMVKNRTVDWALAEYMAFGSLLKEGIHIRLSGQDVERGTFSHRHHVLHDQNVDKRTCIPMNHLWPNQAPYTVCNSSLSEYGVLGFELGFAMASPNALVLWEAQFGDFHNTAQCIIDQFICPGQAKWVRQNGIVLLLPHGMEGMGPEHSSARPERFLQMCNDDPDVFPKLDDFDVRQLYDCNWIVVNCSTPANFFHVLRRQILLPFRKPLIIFTPKSLLRHPEARSSFDDMLPGTHFLRVIPDGGPAAQSPEQVKRVLFCTGKVYYDLTRERKARQMEADVAITRVEQLSPFPFDLLQQEAEKYPAAELVWCQEEHKNQGYYDYVKPRLRTTINRAKPVWYAGREPAAAPATGNKKTHLTELQRLLDTAFNLDAFKDLA, via the exons ATGCTTAACTTAAGGACTTGTGCAGCAAAGCTGAGGCCGTTGACGGCCTCGCAGACTGTAAAGACAATTTCCCAACACAGGCCGGCAGCACCCAGGACGTTTCAACAGATCAGATGCTACAGTGCACCAGTGGCTGCCGAGCCTTTTTTGAGTGGGACTAGTTCAAACTACGTGGAGGAAATGTATTATGCTTGGCTGGAAAATCCCAAAAGTGTACATAAG TCATGGGACATCTTCTTTCGCAATGCCAATGCCGgagctgctccaggcaccgCTTACCAAAGCCCCCCTCCACTGAGTACCAGGCTTTCCACGCTGTCCCAAGCCCAGTTCCTGGTTCAAGCACAGCCAAACGTAGATAAACTGGTGGAGGACCATCTCGCAGTGCAATCACTCATCAGGGCATATCAG ATTCGAGGGCATCATGTAGCACAACTCGACCCACTGGGCATCTTGGATGCAGATCTGGACTCCTCCCTTCCAGCCGATATTATCACATCCACAGACAAACTGG aTCTCGCAGTGTTCAAGGAGCGGCTGAGAGTGTTAACAGTAGGAG GCTTTTATGGGCTGGACGAATCTGACCTCGACAAGGTCTTCCACTTGCCCACAACCACTTTCATCGGTGGAAATGAATCGGCTCTTCCGCTCCGGGAAATCATCCGTCGCCTGGAG ATGGCGTACTGCCAGCACATCGGTGTGGAGTTCATGtttatcaatgacctggagCAATGCCAGTGGATCCGGCAGAAGTTTGAGACCCCAGGCATCATGCAGTTCACCAATGAAGAGAAACGCACGCTGCTGGCCAGGCTGGTCCGCTCTACCAG GTTTGAGGAGTTTCTCCATCGGAAGTGGTCTTCAGAGAAGCGTTTTGGTCTGGAGGGCTGTGAAGTGCTGATCCCAGCCTTAAAGACCATCATTGATAAGTCGAGTGAGAAGGGAGTGGATTATGTTATCATGGGGATGCCCCACAG GGGACGCCTGAATGTTCTCGCCAATGTGATCAGGAAAGAGCTGGAGCAGATCTTCTGCCAGTTCGACTCCAAGCTGGAAGCTGCTGATGAG GGCTCCGGTGATGTGAAGTACCACCTGGGAATGTACCACCGGCGGATTAACCGCGTCACTGACAGGAACATCACCCTTTCCTTGGTGGCAAATCCTTCTCACTTGGAGGCGGCTGATCCTGTTGTTCAAGGCAAGACTAAAGCGGAGCAGTTTTACTGCGGGGACACGGAAGGGAAGAAG GTGATGTCCATCCTCCTGCATGGAGATGCCGCTTTCGCAGGGCAGGGCATTGTGTATGAGACGTTCCACTTGAGCGACCTGCCATCCTACACCACCCACGGCACCGTCCACGTCGTGGTGAACAACCAG ATAGGTTTCACAACAGACCCCCGGATGGCCCGCTCCTCCCCGTACCCGACCGATGTTGCTCGTGTGGTGAACGCACCCATTTTCCATGTCAACGCAGATGACCCGGAGGCTGTTGTCTACGTGTGCAATGTGGCGGCAGAGTGGCGAAGCACCTTCCATAAGGATGTGGTGGTGGATTTG GTTTGTTACAGGCGCAATGGTCACAATGAGATGGATGAACCCATGTTCACACAACCCCTGATGTACAAACAGATCCGGAAACAGAAGCCGGTGCTGCAGAAATACGCAGAGCTGCTGATTTCACAGGGGGTGGTAAATCAGCTGGAGTATGAG GAGGAAATTGCCAAGTACGATAAGATCTGCGAGGAGGCCCATGCGAGATCCAAGGATGAAAAGATCTTGCACATCAAGCACTGGCTGGACTCACCCTGGCCTG GTTTCTTCACTCTGGATGGCCAACCCCGGAGCATGACCTGCCCTTCCACCGGTCTGAATGAAGAGGACTTGATGCACATCGGTCAAGTGGCCAGCTCGGTGCCGGTGGAGGATTTCACTATCCATGGAG GTTTAAGCCGTATTCTGAAAACCCGTGGGGAGATGGTGAAGAACCGGACGGTGGACTGGGCCCTGGCAGAGTACATGGCGTTTGGCTCCCTGCTCAAAGAGGGCATCCACATCCGCCTGAGTGGCCAGGATGTTGAGAGGGGGACATTCAG CCATCGCCACCATGTCCTGCATGATCAGAACGTGGACAAGAGGACCTGTATCCCCATGAACCACCTCTGGCCCAACCAGGCTCCTTACACCGTCTGCAACAGCTCTCTGTCAGAGTACGGCGTCCTTG GATTTGAGCTGGGCTTCGCCATGGCCAGCCCCAACGCCCTGGTGCTTTGGGAAGCCCAATTTGGGGACTTCCACAACACCGCTCAGTGCATAATCGACCAGTTCATCTGTCCCGGGCAGGCCAAGTGGGTCAGGCAGAACGGCATcgtcctgctccttccccacgGCATGGAGGGCATG GGTCCCGAACACTCCTCCGCCCGCCCGGAGCGATTCTTGCAGATGTGCAACGATGATCCCGACGTCTTCCCT AAACTGGACGACTTCGACGTGCGCCAGCTCTACGACTGCAACTGGATTGTCGTGAACTGCTCCACTCCGGCCAACTTCTTCCATGTCCTCCGGCGCCAGATCCTCCTGCCCTTCCGCAAACCG CTGATAATCTTCACTCCAAAGTCGCTGCTGCGCCACCCCGAAGCCCGCTCCAGCTTCGATGACATGCTGCCAG GCACCCACTTCCTCCGCGTCATCCCCGATGGCGGCCCAGCGGCCCAGAGCCCTGAGCAGGTGAAGCGGGTGCTGTTCTGCACTGGCAAGGTCTACTATGACCTGACCCGTGAGCGCAAGGCTCGGCAGATGGAGGCCGACGTGGCCATCACCAGGGTGGAGCAG CTCTCCCCATTCCCCTTCGACCTCCTCCAGCAGGAAGCAGAGAAGTACCCGGCTGCTGAGCTGGTGTGGTGCCAGGAGGAGCACAAGAACCAGGGCTACTACGACTACGTCAAACCCCGGCTCCGCACCACCATCAACCGCGCCAAGCCCGTGTG GTACGCAGGGCGAGAGCCAGCGGCTGCCCCTGCTACCGGCAACAAGAAAACGCACCTGACAGAGCTGCAGCGGCTCCTCGATACGGCCTTCAACCTCGACGCCTTCAAGGACCTGGCCTAA
- the OGDH gene encoding 2-oxoglutarate dehydrogenase, mitochondrial isoform X3, protein MLNLRTCAAKLRPLTASQTVKTISQHRPAAPRTFQQIRCYSAPVAAEPFLSGTSSNYVEEMYYAWLENPKSVHKSWDIFFRNANAGAAPGTAYQSPPPLSTRLSTLSQAQFLVQAQPNVDKLVEDHLAVQSLIRAYQIRGHHVAQLDPLGILDADLDSSLPADIITSTDKLGFYGLDESDLDKVFHLPTTTFIGGNESALPLREIIRRLEMAYCQHIGVEFMFINDLEQCQWIRQKFETPGIMQFTNEEKRTLLARLVRSTRFEEFLHRKWSSEKRFGLEGCEVLIPALKTIIDKSSEKGVDYVIMGMPHRGRLNVLANVIRKELEQIFCQFDSKLEAADEGSGDVKYHLGMYHRRINRVTDRNITLSLVANPSHLEAADPVVQGKTKAEQFYCGDTEGKKVMSILLHGDAAFAGQGIVYETFHLSDLPSYTTHGTVHVVVNNQIGFTTDPRMARSSPYPTDVARVVNAPIFHVNADDPEAVVYVCNVAAEWRSTFHKDVVVDLVCYRRNGHNEMDEPMFTQPLMYKQIRKQKPVLQKYAELLISQGVVNQLEYEEEIAKYDKICEEAHARSKDEKILHIKHWLDSPWPGFFTLDGQPRSMTCPSTGLNEEDLMHIGQVASSVPVEDFTIHGGLSRILKTRGEMVKNRTVDWALAEYMAFGSLLKEGIHIRLSGQDVERGTFSHRHHVLHDQNVDKRTCIPMNHLWPNQAPYTVCNSSLSEYGVLGFELGFAMASPNALVLWEAQFGDFHNTAQCIIDQFICPGQAKWVRQNGIVLLLPHGMEGMGPEHSSARPERFLQMCNDDPDVFPKLDDFDVRQLYDCNWIVVNCSTPANFFHVLRRQILLPFRKPLIIFTPKSLLRHPEARSSFDDMLPGTHFLRVIPDGGPAAQSPEQVKRVLFCTGKVYYDLTRERKARQMEADVAITRVEQLSPFPFDLLQQEAEKYPAAELVWCQEEHKNQGYYDYVKPRLRTTINRAKPVWYAGREPAAAPATGNKKTHLTELQRLLDTAFNLDAFKDLA, encoded by the exons ATGCTTAACTTAAGGACTTGTGCAGCAAAGCTGAGGCCGTTGACGGCCTCGCAGACTGTAAAGACAATTTCCCAACACAGGCCGGCAGCACCCAGGACGTTTCAACAGATCAGATGCTACAGTGCACCAGTGGCTGCCGAGCCTTTTTTGAGTGGGACTAGTTCAAACTACGTGGAGGAAATGTATTATGCTTGGCTGGAAAATCCCAAAAGTGTACATAAG TCATGGGACATCTTCTTTCGCAATGCCAATGCCGgagctgctccaggcaccgCTTACCAAAGCCCCCCTCCACTGAGTACCAGGCTTTCCACGCTGTCCCAAGCCCAGTTCCTGGTTCAAGCACAGCCAAACGTAGATAAACTGGTGGAGGACCATCTCGCAGTGCAATCACTCATCAGGGCATATCAG ATTCGAGGGCATCATGTAGCACAACTCGACCCACTGGGCATCTTGGATGCAGATCTGGACTCCTCCCTTCCAGCCGATATTATCACATCCACAGACAAACTGG GCTTTTATGGGCTGGACGAATCTGACCTCGACAAGGTCTTCCACTTGCCCACAACCACTTTCATCGGTGGAAATGAATCGGCTCTTCCGCTCCGGGAAATCATCCGTCGCCTGGAG ATGGCGTACTGCCAGCACATCGGTGTGGAGTTCATGtttatcaatgacctggagCAATGCCAGTGGATCCGGCAGAAGTTTGAGACCCCAGGCATCATGCAGTTCACCAATGAAGAGAAACGCACGCTGCTGGCCAGGCTGGTCCGCTCTACCAG GTTTGAGGAGTTTCTCCATCGGAAGTGGTCTTCAGAGAAGCGTTTTGGTCTGGAGGGCTGTGAAGTGCTGATCCCAGCCTTAAAGACCATCATTGATAAGTCGAGTGAGAAGGGAGTGGATTATGTTATCATGGGGATGCCCCACAG GGGACGCCTGAATGTTCTCGCCAATGTGATCAGGAAAGAGCTGGAGCAGATCTTCTGCCAGTTCGACTCCAAGCTGGAAGCTGCTGATGAG GGCTCCGGTGATGTGAAGTACCACCTGGGAATGTACCACCGGCGGATTAACCGCGTCACTGACAGGAACATCACCCTTTCCTTGGTGGCAAATCCTTCTCACTTGGAGGCGGCTGATCCTGTTGTTCAAGGCAAGACTAAAGCGGAGCAGTTTTACTGCGGGGACACGGAAGGGAAGAAG GTGATGTCCATCCTCCTGCATGGAGATGCCGCTTTCGCAGGGCAGGGCATTGTGTATGAGACGTTCCACTTGAGCGACCTGCCATCCTACACCACCCACGGCACCGTCCACGTCGTGGTGAACAACCAG ATAGGTTTCACAACAGACCCCCGGATGGCCCGCTCCTCCCCGTACCCGACCGATGTTGCTCGTGTGGTGAACGCACCCATTTTCCATGTCAACGCAGATGACCCGGAGGCTGTTGTCTACGTGTGCAATGTGGCGGCAGAGTGGCGAAGCACCTTCCATAAGGATGTGGTGGTGGATTTG GTTTGTTACAGGCGCAATGGTCACAATGAGATGGATGAACCCATGTTCACACAACCCCTGATGTACAAACAGATCCGGAAACAGAAGCCGGTGCTGCAGAAATACGCAGAGCTGCTGATTTCACAGGGGGTGGTAAATCAGCTGGAGTATGAG GAGGAAATTGCCAAGTACGATAAGATCTGCGAGGAGGCCCATGCGAGATCCAAGGATGAAAAGATCTTGCACATCAAGCACTGGCTGGACTCACCCTGGCCTG GTTTCTTCACTCTGGATGGCCAACCCCGGAGCATGACCTGCCCTTCCACCGGTCTGAATGAAGAGGACTTGATGCACATCGGTCAAGTGGCCAGCTCGGTGCCGGTGGAGGATTTCACTATCCATGGAG GTTTAAGCCGTATTCTGAAAACCCGTGGGGAGATGGTGAAGAACCGGACGGTGGACTGGGCCCTGGCAGAGTACATGGCGTTTGGCTCCCTGCTCAAAGAGGGCATCCACATCCGCCTGAGTGGCCAGGATGTTGAGAGGGGGACATTCAG CCATCGCCACCATGTCCTGCATGATCAGAACGTGGACAAGAGGACCTGTATCCCCATGAACCACCTCTGGCCCAACCAGGCTCCTTACACCGTCTGCAACAGCTCTCTGTCAGAGTACGGCGTCCTTG GATTTGAGCTGGGCTTCGCCATGGCCAGCCCCAACGCCCTGGTGCTTTGGGAAGCCCAATTTGGGGACTTCCACAACACCGCTCAGTGCATAATCGACCAGTTCATCTGTCCCGGGCAGGCCAAGTGGGTCAGGCAGAACGGCATcgtcctgctccttccccacgGCATGGAGGGCATG GGTCCCGAACACTCCTCCGCCCGCCCGGAGCGATTCTTGCAGATGTGCAACGATGATCCCGACGTCTTCCCT AAACTGGACGACTTCGACGTGCGCCAGCTCTACGACTGCAACTGGATTGTCGTGAACTGCTCCACTCCGGCCAACTTCTTCCATGTCCTCCGGCGCCAGATCCTCCTGCCCTTCCGCAAACCG CTGATAATCTTCACTCCAAAGTCGCTGCTGCGCCACCCCGAAGCCCGCTCCAGCTTCGATGACATGCTGCCAG GCACCCACTTCCTCCGCGTCATCCCCGATGGCGGCCCAGCGGCCCAGAGCCCTGAGCAGGTGAAGCGGGTGCTGTTCTGCACTGGCAAGGTCTACTATGACCTGACCCGTGAGCGCAAGGCTCGGCAGATGGAGGCCGACGTGGCCATCACCAGGGTGGAGCAG CTCTCCCCATTCCCCTTCGACCTCCTCCAGCAGGAAGCAGAGAAGTACCCGGCTGCTGAGCTGGTGTGGTGCCAGGAGGAGCACAAGAACCAGGGCTACTACGACTACGTCAAACCCCGGCTCCGCACCACCATCAACCGCGCCAAGCCCGTGTG GTACGCAGGGCGAGAGCCAGCGGCTGCCCCTGCTACCGGCAACAAGAAAACGCACCTGACAGAGCTGCAGCGGCTCCTCGATACGGCCTTCAACCTCGACGCCTTCAAGGACCTGGCCTAA
- the OGDH gene encoding 2-oxoglutarate dehydrogenase, mitochondrial isoform X5: MLNLRTCAAKLRPLTASQTVKTISQHRPAAPRTFQQIRCYSAPVAAEPFLSGTSSNYVEEMYYAWLENPKSVHKSWDIFFRNANAGAAPGTAYQSPPPLSTRLSTLSQAQFLVQAQPNVDKLVEDHLAVQSLIRAYQSHPGLLLQLIWHGFYGLDESDLDKVFHLPTTTFIGGNESALPLREIIRRLEMAYCQHIGVEFMFINDLEQCQWIRQKFETPGIMQFTNEEKRTLLARLVRSTRFEEFLHRKWSSEKRFGLEGCEVLIPALKTIIDKSSEKGVDYVIMGMPHRGRLNVLANVIRKELEQIFCQFDSKLEAADEGSGDVKYHLGMYHRRINRVTDRNITLSLVANPSHLEAADPVVQGKTKAEQFYCGDTEGKKVMSILLHGDAAFAGQGIVYETFHLSDLPSYTTHGTVHVVVNNQIGFTTDPRMARSSPYPTDVARVVNAPIFHVNADDPEAVVYVCNVAAEWRSTFHKDVVVDLVCYRRNGHNEMDEPMFTQPLMYKQIRKQKPVLQKYAELLISQGVVNQLEYEEEIAKYDKICEEAHARSKDEKILHIKHWLDSPWPGFFTLDGQPRSMTCPSTGLNEEDLMHIGQVASSVPVEDFTIHGGLSRILKTRGEMVKNRTVDWALAEYMAFGSLLKEGIHIRLSGQDVERGTFSHRHHVLHDQNVDKRTCIPMNHLWPNQAPYTVCNSSLSEYGVLGFELGFAMASPNALVLWEAQFGDFHNTAQCIIDQFICPGQAKWVRQNGIVLLLPHGMEGMGPEHSSARPERFLQMCNDDPDVFPKLDDFDVRQLYDCNWIVVNCSTPANFFHVLRRQILLPFRKPLIIFTPKSLLRHPEARSSFDDMLPGTHFLRVIPDGGPAAQSPEQVKRVLFCTGKVYYDLTRERKARQMEADVAITRVEQLSPFPFDLLQQEAEKYPAAELVWCQEEHKNQGYYDYVKPRLRTTINRAKPVWYAGREPAAAPATGNKKTHLTELQRLLDTAFNLDAFKDLA; the protein is encoded by the exons ATGCTTAACTTAAGGACTTGTGCAGCAAAGCTGAGGCCGTTGACGGCCTCGCAGACTGTAAAGACAATTTCCCAACACAGGCCGGCAGCACCCAGGACGTTTCAACAGATCAGATGCTACAGTGCACCAGTGGCTGCCGAGCCTTTTTTGAGTGGGACTAGTTCAAACTACGTGGAGGAAATGTATTATGCTTGGCTGGAAAATCCCAAAAGTGTACATAAG TCATGGGACATCTTCTTTCGCAATGCCAATGCCGgagctgctccaggcaccgCTTACCAAAGCCCCCCTCCACTGAGTACCAGGCTTTCCACGCTGTCCCAAGCCCAGTTCCTGGTTCAAGCACAGCCAAACGTAGATAAACTGGTGGAGGACCATCTCGCAGTGCAATCACTCATCAGGGCATATCAG tcTCATCCTGGTCTTCTACTGCAGCTGATCTGGCATG GCTTTTATGGGCTGGACGAATCTGACCTCGACAAGGTCTTCCACTTGCCCACAACCACTTTCATCGGTGGAAATGAATCGGCTCTTCCGCTCCGGGAAATCATCCGTCGCCTGGAG ATGGCGTACTGCCAGCACATCGGTGTGGAGTTCATGtttatcaatgacctggagCAATGCCAGTGGATCCGGCAGAAGTTTGAGACCCCAGGCATCATGCAGTTCACCAATGAAGAGAAACGCACGCTGCTGGCCAGGCTGGTCCGCTCTACCAG GTTTGAGGAGTTTCTCCATCGGAAGTGGTCTTCAGAGAAGCGTTTTGGTCTGGAGGGCTGTGAAGTGCTGATCCCAGCCTTAAAGACCATCATTGATAAGTCGAGTGAGAAGGGAGTGGATTATGTTATCATGGGGATGCCCCACAG GGGACGCCTGAATGTTCTCGCCAATGTGATCAGGAAAGAGCTGGAGCAGATCTTCTGCCAGTTCGACTCCAAGCTGGAAGCTGCTGATGAG GGCTCCGGTGATGTGAAGTACCACCTGGGAATGTACCACCGGCGGATTAACCGCGTCACTGACAGGAACATCACCCTTTCCTTGGTGGCAAATCCTTCTCACTTGGAGGCGGCTGATCCTGTTGTTCAAGGCAAGACTAAAGCGGAGCAGTTTTACTGCGGGGACACGGAAGGGAAGAAG GTGATGTCCATCCTCCTGCATGGAGATGCCGCTTTCGCAGGGCAGGGCATTGTGTATGAGACGTTCCACTTGAGCGACCTGCCATCCTACACCACCCACGGCACCGTCCACGTCGTGGTGAACAACCAG ATAGGTTTCACAACAGACCCCCGGATGGCCCGCTCCTCCCCGTACCCGACCGATGTTGCTCGTGTGGTGAACGCACCCATTTTCCATGTCAACGCAGATGACCCGGAGGCTGTTGTCTACGTGTGCAATGTGGCGGCAGAGTGGCGAAGCACCTTCCATAAGGATGTGGTGGTGGATTTG GTTTGTTACAGGCGCAATGGTCACAATGAGATGGATGAACCCATGTTCACACAACCCCTGATGTACAAACAGATCCGGAAACAGAAGCCGGTGCTGCAGAAATACGCAGAGCTGCTGATTTCACAGGGGGTGGTAAATCAGCTGGAGTATGAG GAGGAAATTGCCAAGTACGATAAGATCTGCGAGGAGGCCCATGCGAGATCCAAGGATGAAAAGATCTTGCACATCAAGCACTGGCTGGACTCACCCTGGCCTG GTTTCTTCACTCTGGATGGCCAACCCCGGAGCATGACCTGCCCTTCCACCGGTCTGAATGAAGAGGACTTGATGCACATCGGTCAAGTGGCCAGCTCGGTGCCGGTGGAGGATTTCACTATCCATGGAG GTTTAAGCCGTATTCTGAAAACCCGTGGGGAGATGGTGAAGAACCGGACGGTGGACTGGGCCCTGGCAGAGTACATGGCGTTTGGCTCCCTGCTCAAAGAGGGCATCCACATCCGCCTGAGTGGCCAGGATGTTGAGAGGGGGACATTCAG CCATCGCCACCATGTCCTGCATGATCAGAACGTGGACAAGAGGACCTGTATCCCCATGAACCACCTCTGGCCCAACCAGGCTCCTTACACCGTCTGCAACAGCTCTCTGTCAGAGTACGGCGTCCTTG GATTTGAGCTGGGCTTCGCCATGGCCAGCCCCAACGCCCTGGTGCTTTGGGAAGCCCAATTTGGGGACTTCCACAACACCGCTCAGTGCATAATCGACCAGTTCATCTGTCCCGGGCAGGCCAAGTGGGTCAGGCAGAACGGCATcgtcctgctccttccccacgGCATGGAGGGCATG GGTCCCGAACACTCCTCCGCCCGCCCGGAGCGATTCTTGCAGATGTGCAACGATGATCCCGACGTCTTCCCT AAACTGGACGACTTCGACGTGCGCCAGCTCTACGACTGCAACTGGATTGTCGTGAACTGCTCCACTCCGGCCAACTTCTTCCATGTCCTCCGGCGCCAGATCCTCCTGCCCTTCCGCAAACCG CTGATAATCTTCACTCCAAAGTCGCTGCTGCGCCACCCCGAAGCCCGCTCCAGCTTCGATGACATGCTGCCAG GCACCCACTTCCTCCGCGTCATCCCCGATGGCGGCCCAGCGGCCCAGAGCCCTGAGCAGGTGAAGCGGGTGCTGTTCTGCACTGGCAAGGTCTACTATGACCTGACCCGTGAGCGCAAGGCTCGGCAGATGGAGGCCGACGTGGCCATCACCAGGGTGGAGCAG CTCTCCCCATTCCCCTTCGACCTCCTCCAGCAGGAAGCAGAGAAGTACCCGGCTGCTGAGCTGGTGTGGTGCCAGGAGGAGCACAAGAACCAGGGCTACTACGACTACGTCAAACCCCGGCTCCGCACCACCATCAACCGCGCCAAGCCCGTGTG GTACGCAGGGCGAGAGCCAGCGGCTGCCCCTGCTACCGGCAACAAGAAAACGCACCTGACAGAGCTGCAGCGGCTCCTCGATACGGCCTTCAACCTCGACGCCTTCAAGGACCTGGCCTAA